A single genomic interval of Primulina huaijiensis isolate GDHJ02 chromosome 7, ASM1229523v2, whole genome shotgun sequence harbors:
- the LOC140981482 gene encoding allantoate deiminase 2 isoform X3 yields the protein MEEAGLKTWIDKMGNVHGRIEGMNPSEKVLIFGSHLDTVVDAGMFDGALGIITPIIALKVLNITGMLGKLSRPVEVIAFSDEEGVRFQSTFLGSAAIAGILPASTLQAHDKSGVTVQGALRKNSIEITEENILQLQYDPESVWGYIEVHIEQGPVLETVGLPLGLVKGIAGQTRMRVTVKGSQGHAGTVPMTMRQDPLAAAAELIVLLESLCKQPEDYLSYDGQCTTSTVQTLAGSLVCTVAEISTWPSASNVIPGQVTFTVDIRAMDDLGREAIIYEVSNRMHRICDRRSVLCVIERKHDANGVICDSGLSSKLKSAAFTALKRTSDENPDDVPVLMSGAGHDAMAMSHLTKVGMLFVRCRGGVSHSPAEQVSDDDVWAASMAVLSFLETLI from the exons ATGGAGGAGGCTGGCTTAAAGAC CTGGATAGACAAAATGGGCAACGTGCATGGTCGAATTGAGGGAATGAACCCAAGTGAGAAAGTGCTGATATTCGGTTCTCATTTG GATACAGTTGTCGATGCTGGAATGTTTGATGGTGCATTGGGAATTATTACTCCAATAATAGCATTGAAGGTGTTGAACATCACTGGAATGCTCGGAAAACTTAGCCGGCCGGTGGAG GTTATTGCATTTAGTGATGAGGAAGGGGTTAGGTTCCAATCTACCTTCTTAGGAAGTGCAGCAATTGCGGGCATACTACCTGCTTCAACTCTGCAGGCACATGATAAAAG TGGTGTCACAGTGCAAGGTGCTTTGAGAAAGAACTCAATTGAGATTACCGAGGAAAACATTTTGCAGCTCCAATATGACCCTGAATCTGTCTGGGGATATATTGAG GTTCATATTGAACAGGGGCCTGTGTTGGAGACTGTTGGTCTTCCTCTTGGTTTGGTGAAAGGCATTGCAGGGCAGACCCGGATGAGG GTAACTGTGAAAGGTTCACAAGGGCATGCAGGAACGGTCCCCATGACCATGCGGCAGGATCCTCTGGCAGCAGCTGCTGAACTGATTGTGTTGCTTGAAAGTCTTTGTAAACAACCTGAGGATTACTTGTCCTATGATGGTCAGTGCACAACATCTACAGTACAAACTCTCGCAGGATCCCTTGTTTGCACTGTTGCAGAAATATCAACATGGCCAAGTGCAAGTAATGTAATTCCTGGGCAG GTAACTTTTACTGTTGATATCCGTGCTATGGATGACCTAGGACGAGAAGCTATTATCTATGAAGTGTCTAACAGAATGCACCGAATATGCGATAGGCGTTCAGTCCTATGTGTTATCGAACGGAAG CATGATGCTAATGGAGTGATCTGCGACTCTGGTTTGAGTTCCAAGCTAAAATCAGCAGCTTTTACTGCTTTGAAACGAACGAGTGACGAGAATCCAGATGATGTTCCGGTATTAATGAGTGGAGCAGGACATGACGCAATGGCCATGTCTCATCTAACTAAG GTCGGGATGCTCTTTGTGCGTTGCCGTGGTGGTGTGAGTCATTCTCCAGCCGAGCAAGTGTCCGATGATGATGTTTGGGCAGCTAGTATGGCAGTCCTCTCATTTCTggaaactttaatataa